A region of the Acidaminococcales bacterium genome:
CCCTTTTTTTATTCACGCTCTATACAAACGCCACATCCCGCCCCCTGTGCGGCCATCCCGACATTTGCCGTTAGTTTACTATATTTCCCGTATTTCGCAAATATTTTGGGAATTGACAAATGGCCTGCATAAGGCTTTGCGCCATCTCGAAAGTCGTGATTAACGAAGTCCTTTGATGCTTTGCTTCGTGGGTCAGGCAGTCCCGCAATTGCATCGCGGACGGTCTGCCACCGTTTAAGCGTCGGTTTTGCGTCGAGGTGCATTTGTTTTGCTGGCGGTCTTTTGCTCTTTGCAATTTTATGTTCGTCCCAATATGAACCGTCCGTAAACTGAGCGTAGTTGAGAGCAGATTTGCTGTGCGTAGGTTCCGGGAACGACCAATGCGCGTCGAAGTCGTTTCTAAACCCAACAATAACCACGCGATGACGCTGTTGTGGAACACCATAATCGGCGGCGTTCACAAGACGAAACACCACGTTATACTCTAACCCGTCACGCGAACCAAATGTGTGATATTCTTCGAGCAATTTCAAATGCTCCATCCAATCCATATCCGCGCCCGCAACGATTTCGGGATGAGAGAGTTGGAGCAGTATGTAGTTGAAATACGTACTGAACGATTTGCGCAGCAAACCTTTCACATTCTCAAAAATAAAACCTTGCGGTTGAAGCTCTCGAACGGCTCTGACAGCCTCGGGAAACATATCGCGAACATCGGCGTGAGCTTTGTGCTTGCCTCCGAGCGAAAAAGGCTGACACGGCGGTCCGCCCGTAACAAATTGCACACCCGTGCCATAGTCAGAGTAACGCGCAAAGCGAACGTCGACTTGGACCACGTTCCAATCCTCAACGCCCGCATGTCCGTTCGCTATATTCGCCCTGATGTTATCGCATGAATCCTTGTTCCACTCCAAGAGAGCGGTTGGCTGAAATCCCGCTTGATGCAGACCGAGAGCCAACCCGCCCGTACCACAGAACATTTCCAATGAGCGTATCATCTCGCGCACCTCCTATAAACATCCGTTGAAGCCATGTCACAAAACACTCAGTTCGTCAAGCCCCAAATTGTATAACTATTATACCTATGACTGCATGAAATTTGAATATTGCACGAAATCCGCCGAGTGAGCGATACGCAACTATGCGCGTGCATGAAAATTTATAATTTCCCGTGACAAATCCCTTTGACAGACTGCTCCCGGCAACGAGAGTTGTCAGAGGTTCCTGAAAATTTATCTTTTAGCGACAGTTTTCAGTATCTCCCGGACGCGGCTGCTAATCGCTTGCTCGCTGCCGGTTTCCGCCCTTTCCTTTTCTTTCTTTTTCCTCGATTTTTTCTTCTTTTCGGCCTTTTCTTTTTCCGGATCGGCCCCGCGAGGTTCTTCCGTCCGTGCCGGCGGCTTGCCTTTGGGCTCCGTTTGCAGCATGCGCCGGTGGATGTCAAGTATCCGCTCGCCGTAGGGTATGCCCGCTTGCGCCCAACGGCCGTTCAAATCATGCCAGGTTGTACAAACGCCGAAAATATTCGGCATGCCTTTTACCGTTTTATAGCGCGGGTCAACGATAGCGGCCTTGGGGGCTTTTTTGCTAGAGTAGGCCAAAAGGTGCTGTATATGCGCGCGCACGCCCAGCGCGGGCGTGGCGAAAGAATATCCTTTCGCGCCGCCGCCCACGCTGCCCAACCCGCAGAAATTGTTCTGCGCCGACTTTACGTCGCCACCGTAACGGAAAAAGCCTGTTTCCAAAAGTGCCTGGCTGAGGGCGACATCCGGCCTTATGCCTTCGTTCCCGGCTTCCTTATAGTAAAGGCGCACGATTTCTTCCACCGTGCAGTTCAGTTTCGCGCCCGGGTTGGATTTTTTTATAAACTTGACCGCCTGTTCTTCGGATGCCAGAGGCGGCCCGGCAATAGTAAGTTTCGCTTCCGGTCTTTGGGCGGGAGCCTTTTTGGCTTGCGCTACGGCAACCGTTCCCAAGGCCGTGGCGGCCATGACAAGAAAGATAAGTATTTTTCGCAAATTAATTTCCTCCGAATGTTGGAACCCGAGCGCTGAACCATCAGCAATCCGCCCGGGTTACTTATTTTCCGCCGGTTCGGCGGTTAACCCGCCGAACCGGCATCCTGCCTTTTCCAATAGCCGATGGCCATGAACACGGCGCTTACCAACATGCCCGGATAGAGCGGCGACAAGGTGGAGGGGAACAATATTCGCCATAAAAGGGCGCTCAGGGAGCCGCCGGCAATCGCGGCGGCGGCGTAGCGCGGCGAAAACAGCCCCGGCCAAAAAAGAGCCGCGCACAAGGGAATGAAAACTCCCGCGCCGCGCAGGCACATGGAAAGGATGGTCCAGTCAAGGACGAGCGCGCCGTTGTTGCGGTAGGTAAACAAAAGCGTGCCGAAGGTAATGGCGAAAAGGGCGGCGCGGTTGGACAAGAGTTTGTTCTTTTGCCAAAATTGCGGCAGGAGGCGGCTGATGATGTCGGAACTGACGATGGTGCTCATGCCGAGAATCAGGCCGGCGGCCGAGCCAACTGCGGCGATGATCAGCATGCCGACGGACACTCCGGCGAACCATTCCGGCAGATAGGTCATAATGAATAACGGCAAGGCATCAATCGGCGCTATGTCAGGGTGCAGCCTGCGCATGAAAAACCCGATCCAGATGGCGGGCAAGGCCGAAATAAGTGTGAACAGCCCGGAAAACAACATGCCAAGCCGCGCAGCCCGCTCATTTTTGGCCGAACACATGCCCTGGATATAGGTCTGCGTACTCATGACGCCGATGACCGTGGACGCGCCGGCGGCCAAGTTGGTGAAAAATCCGTCCGGGAAGAGGGTAAACCAAGGAACGGATGGGAATTCTGTCAAAATAGGCGACAGGCCGCCGACTTTTTTCAGCGCGGCGAAAAAACACACGCCCAAAACTATGTACAACAGCCCGGCCTTGAATACGCCGACAAGCCCGGTCGCCCACGCGCCGCCGAAAGCTACGTACAAAACGATCAAAATGAACGTGATGGCCAGCCCGCCTTCCATGCTTACGGAAAAACAGGACGCCAGCATGGGGATAAGCACAAGCGACGAGGCGGCGGCGCTAAAAAATATGCCGAGGGCAGAAAAGACGCTTGCCATAATGCCCGCGCCCTGGTTGTAGGCCAGGCCGAGAAACTGGGAAACCGTTGTCTGCCGGCTGAAATAAAGCGGTTTCACATATAAAAAGCCCATGATGACAAAACCGACGCAGCAGCCAAGGCAGAACCACCAGGCGCTTATGCCGGCCTTGAAAGCCAATTGCGCCGTCCCCACGGTGGAAGACGCGCCTACCGCCGTGCCGACGATCGTGCCCATTACCATCAGCACGCCGGAGGAGCGGCCGGCCAAGGCAAAATCGTCGGCCGTGCGTACTTTTCCGGCCGCGTAAACGCCAAGGGATGCCACCGCCAATATCACCGCCAAAAGGCCCGCCCAATATTCCAGGGCGCTCCCGTTTGTCATAGCACACCTCTTGAATTAATGCATATTACCATGATTATACCATTCCCTGCCGACAAGGGCAAAAAAATCGCCGCTGCTATACCCTAACGGATTGAACCGGCGTTCGCCGGTTTTGACACAATTGGGTGCTTGTGTTATAATTTAGGTAAACCATTTATTGCTTTATGGTTTACCTAAGAGGATTCTGTGGGGGTGTACATTTATGCTATTTTCGACCGAGCGCCTTTCCCGCCGGGACGCGCTTTCCATTCTGAACCTGCCGACGTCCGGGCTGCCCGCCCTGCTCGCCCAATCTTACGCCCTGAGGAAAAAATACAAAGGCGATACGGTAAAAATCCAGCTGCTTACAAACGCCAAAAGCGGCGACTGTTCCCAAAACTGCGCTTATTGCGCGCAGTCCGGCAAGGCGCGGGCGGATATAGAAAAGTACCGGCTCGTCCCGTATGAAAAGTTACTGGCCGACAGCCGCGCTGTCAGTGCGGGAAAACTGTCCCGCCATTGCATAGGGCTTAGCGGCATAAGGTTCAGCGACGCGGAAATAGAAGAATTCGCCGGGTTTGTCAGCAAAATAAAGAAGGAAAACCGTACCCACATCTGCTGCAGCATCGGCTTTTTGACCCCACGGCAGGCAAAAATGCTTAAAGAGGCCGGAGTGGACAGGATAAACCACAACCTTAACAGCAGCCGGCGGTTTTATCCTCACATTTGCACGACCCATACTTACGATGAAAGGATCGCCAATATCGCCATGTTGAAAGAACTGGGGTTTGAAATTTGCTGCGGCGGCATTGTTGGCTTGGGCGAAGAAAGCGAAGATGTTGCCGATATGCTTTTGGAGATACAGGCGATAGATCCTCGTTCCGTGCCGATAAATTTTCTCATTCCCATTGCGGGCACGCCCCTGGGGGGCGCGGACACTTCCCGGCTCACGCCGGAATATTGTCTAAAAGTCCTTTGCCTGGCCAGGCTGCTCCTGCCGACCTGCGACATCCGCTGCGCCGGCGGCCGGGAGGTCTACCTGAAAGGCTGGGAAAAAGAGCTTTTTTCCGTCGCGGACTCGGTTTTTGCTTCCGGCTACCTGACGGCGGGCGGAGAAAGCATCGCCGAAACTGTGCGGGCAATTGAGGATGCCGGGTTCGCCTGCCAAATCGAATCGGCGTAACCGCGCCCGCTCCGGCCAGCCGCCGGATTTGCCCATATTTAACGAGCGCCTCAAACCATTTGTTTTGGCGGCGGCAGCGGCACGGGGCGTTTTTGGTTTTATCTTGGCAAAAGCATTGAATTAAATCGCTTTTTGTAGCATAATAGGGCATATAGGGGGCAAGATATGCCTAAAAGCCAGGACAATCGGCCTAGCGGCCACGGGCGGGAAGGTTCCCGCCGCAAACCGGCAAAAGGAGTGATGCATGTGAAAACGCTAAAGTTTTACGGCCATGCTTGCTTTGGCTTAGGGGATGAAACTGTTGCGTTGCTTTTTGACCCTTTTCTGACCGACAACCCTTTTAATGTCGCCAAACCGGACGAGGTGGCGGCGGACTACATTTTGGTTTCCCACGGTCATTTCGACCATATCGGCGACACGGTGGCGATCGCCAAGCGTTGCGGCGCGACCGTCATATCGACCGCCGAGGTTTGCCACAAAGTGTCCGAAGACGGCTGCCAAGCCGCCCCTATGCACATCGGCGGGAAAATCGCCTTCCCTTTCGGCTACGTGCGCGTAACCTTGGCTTTCCATGGTTCCGGCATACCGGGCGGGCACGCCTGCGGTTTTGTCGTTGACTTTAAGGGGACGGTTGTTTATTTTGCCGGCGACACGGGGTTGTTCGGCGACATGGAGCTTTTGGGCAAATTAGAGAAAATCGACTATGCGCTCTTGCCGATCGGCAACAATTTCACCATGGGAGTGGAAGACGCCGCCTTGGCGGCCGGGATGCTGAAAGCCAAGAAAATAATTCCCATGCACTACGATACTTGGCCGCCGATCAAACAAGATCCGGAGAAATTCAAAGCGCTGGTCGAGCGCAATGCCGCCGGCAAGGTTTTGGTCATGAAACCGGGCTCGACGATTGAGCTATAAAAGCGCTTACGGGAAAGCCTGCTAACTGTTTGTGATTCCCGCGCCGAAAGGTCCTTGGCGTTTTGCCCTTTCGGCGCATTTTATTTTTCCCCGGCGCAAACCCAATTGTAACCGCACAGCCCGCACCAACCGCTGGCCGCAGCGAAGTCATCTTCTTTGGTTTTGCCCGTTATTTCGCCGCACAGTTCCCGTATGGCTTCGATTAAGCGGGAGCGCCCGTTTGTTATGTCAACCTCCACGCTCGTCCTTTCCCTGATGAAATGCAGTTGCGCCTTTGCCGTTTTGCGCCCCGGATACAGCATTTCTGCGGCCAGCGCGTAAACCATCATCTGCGGCGCGTATTTTTCCGCCTTGCCCGCAAATTCCCTGTCCGTCTTGTAGTCTGTCAGCCAAAGGCCGTCATTTCCGTCAAAGGACAGGCTGTCTATGCTGCCGGAAAACCATAAAGGGCCGCCGCTGCCAGTCAAAAGCGGCAGCCTGAACCCCACTTCGCGCATAGTTTCCCTTGCCGCCGCTTCCCGCCAAAGCGGATGGTTTATGTAGAGCGACAGCCATTGCGCGATGTTGTCGCGTTCCGCGCCGCCGCCCGCGCCAAGATGTTTCGCGCAAGCCCTGTCCAAGGCTTCCGGGAAGGTGTATTCCCCTAATTCGGCCAAGACGGAGTGGGCGATCAACCCCTCCGTCCTTGCCGATAACCCGCCCGGGCGCGCCGTCTCGCCATTACGTCCGGACGGTTGTTGTTCGGGCAGGGCGGCTATATATTTATAATAAAACAGTTTCTGGCAGTGCCGGTAATCGTGCAGGGCGGTCGCGGAAAAAGACAGCCGGTTTTGGCTTTGCCAATTTATGGGGCGCGTTTGCCGCAATAGTTTTGCGAAATCTTTTTGAACGGACGCCGACGCGATAATTTGCGCCCCTTCTTTTATTTCTCCTTCTTTGCCGCAAACAGTCGGCATAACGGCGTTTTCCCACAGCCGTATTTTGGCTTCGCCGCCGCGCAAAAAGCCATCGCCTTCGTTTTCAAAACTGCTTTTGATCCATTGCAGCCAGCTTGGGTTTTTGACTTTGTCGGCACTTATGATAAGTTTGTCCCGGGCGCGGGTCATGGCCACATAAAGCAGCCGGCGCGCCTCTTGCAGGTTTTTGTTTTTGCCGCTTTCCCGCGCTTTGTCGAAACACCCGGTTGGCTGCAATTTGCCGCCGCAGCGGACTTTTATGCCCAAACCGTATTCCTCGCCGTAAAAAAAGGAACTCCGGTCCGCAGGAAATGCCGCCCCGCAGTCGGCAAGCACGACGGCTTTAAACTCCAGCCCTTTCGCTTTGTGGATGGTCAGCAGTTTGACCGCGTCGCTCCCCTCGTCCTCTAACTGCGCCAATCCCTCGCGCGCCTCGATGTCCAGCAGGCCGTCGATATAAGCGATGAATTCCCCCAGCCCGCCGTTGGCATCCTGTTCAAAGGCAAACGCCATGTCGACAAATTTTTCTACGTTAGCGTATTTTTGCCGGCCGTCAGGGTAGGACAAAAAAAGCGGCAGCAGGCGCAATTCTTCTATGACGGCGCGCAGCAAAGGCCCTATGGACAAAATACGCGCCGCCCGCAGGAGATTTTCCAAAATTGCCGCCGCCCGCTCCGCCAGTTGTCTTTGCCCGGACGAAAGATTGGCGCAAGGAAAGTTTTTCAGTTTCTGCCAGAAAGACCCTTCGCCGGCGGAAAGGGCGAGCAAAGTTATCGCGCAGTCATCCAGCCCGAAAAAGGGCGCGCGCAACAAGCCCAAAAGCGGCAGGTCCCGCAAACTGTTGTCCAAAAAGCGCAGCAGGTTGAGCATGTCGGTTATTTCCGCCGCTTTAAAAAAGCCCTGCCCGTCAAGAAGGCTGTACGGCACGCCGGCCGCTTCCAACGCCTCCGTATAAGCCGCAAGGTGTGTCCGGGCGCGCAAGAGTATGGCCATGTCGGCAAAAGTGAACCCTTCATCGCGCAAGAGACACAGTCTTTGGGCGATCGCCGCCGCTTCCGCCGCATGGCCGCCGTCCGTAGTTTCGCCGGACGCCTGAAGCGGCGCCGTTTCGGCGGACGCGAGAAATTTCGCCGCTTCGGTAGACGCGAGAATTTCCGTCGGCTCGCCTGCCGCTTTTTCCTGAGCCCTTCCGGCGCGCATCGGTTTATATTTCATGTTTTCCAAGCCCGGTACGGGCGAGGAAAAAAGATGATTGCAAACCGCGATGATTTCCGCCCGCGAGCGGAAGTTGTCCAAAAGCTCTATTTGCGATCCGCCGCCGCTTAAAATGTCTTGGCGCGCCTGGGCGAAAACGCTGACGTCCGCCCCCCGGAAACGGTAAATGGACTGCCTTTCGTCCCCGACGATAAACAGCTTGTTCCCATGCAAAATTTCCGCGTCGCCCCCGGCCAGCAGATAGGCGATCTCTTTTTGCGCCCGGTTGGTGTCCTGGAACTCGTCGATCATTATATGCCGGTATTTGTCCATGTATTTGCCGCGCAAAACTTTGTCGTTTTTGAGGATTTTCAGCGCCAAGCTTTCCAGGTCGGAAAAGGTCAACGCTCCCAGCCGCTTTTTCTGAAGCGCCAATTCCCCGGCGCAGGAATTTATTATCCGCGCCCAGCAA
Encoded here:
- a CDS encoding DNA cytosine methyltransferase, whose product is MIRSLEMFCGTGGLALGLHQAGFQPTALLEWNKDSCDNIRANIANGHAGVEDWNVVQVDVRFARYSDYGTGVQFVTGGPPCQPFSLGGKHKAHADVRDMFPEAVRAVRELQPQGFIFENVKGLLRKSFSTYFNYILLQLSHPEIVAGADMDWMEHLKLLEEYHTFGSRDGLEYNVVFRLVNAADYGVPQQRHRVVIVGFRNDFDAHWSFPEPTHSKSALNYAQFTDGSYWDEHKIAKSKRPPAKQMHLDAKPTLKRWQTVRDAIAGLPDPRSKASKDFVNHDFRDGAKPYAGHLSIPKIFAKYGKYSKLTANVGMAAQGAGCGVCIERE
- a CDS encoding glucosaminidase domain-containing protein yields the protein MRKILIFLVMAATALGTVAVAQAKKAPAQRPEAKLTIAGPPLASEEQAVKFIKKSNPGAKLNCTVEEIVRLYYKEAGNEGIRPDVALSQALLETGFFRYGGDVKSAQNNFCGLGSVGGGAKGYSFATPALGVRAHIQHLLAYSSKKAPKAAIVDPRYKTVKGMPNIFGVCTTWHDLNGRWAQAGIPYGERILDIHRRMLQTEPKGKPPARTEEPRGADPEKEKAEKKKKSRKKKEKERAETGSEQAISSRVREILKTVAKR
- a CDS encoding sodium:solute symporter family protein, whose amino-acid sequence is MTNGSALEYWAGLLAVILAVASLGVYAAGKVRTADDFALAGRSSGVLMVMGTIVGTAVGASSTVGTAQLAFKAGISAWWFCLGCCVGFVIMGFLYVKPLYFSRQTTVSQFLGLAYNQGAGIMASVFSALGIFFSAAASSLVLIPMLASCFSVSMEGGLAITFILIVLYVAFGGAWATGLVGVFKAGLLYIVLGVCFFAALKKVGGLSPILTEFPSVPWFTLFPDGFFTNLAAGASTVIGVMSTQTYIQGMCSAKNERAARLGMLFSGLFTLISALPAIWIGFFMRRLHPDIAPIDALPLFIMTYLPEWFAGVSVGMLIIAAVGSAAGLILGMSTIVSSDIISRLLPQFWQKNKLLSNRAALFAITFGTLLFTYRNNGALVLDWTILSMCLRGAGVFIPLCAALFWPGLFSPRYAAAAIAGGSLSALLWRILFPSTLSPLYPGMLVSAVFMAIGYWKRQDAGSAG
- the bioB gene encoding biotin synthase BioB, with amino-acid sequence MLFSTERLSRRDALSILNLPTSGLPALLAQSYALRKKYKGDTVKIQLLTNAKSGDCSQNCAYCAQSGKARADIEKYRLVPYEKLLADSRAVSAGKLSRHCIGLSGIRFSDAEIEEFAGFVSKIKKENRTHICCSIGFLTPRQAKMLKEAGVDRINHNLNSSRRFYPHICTTHTYDERIANIAMLKELGFEICCGGIVGLGEESEDVADMLLEIQAIDPRSVPINFLIPIAGTPLGGADTSRLTPEYCLKVLCLARLLLPTCDIRCAGGREVYLKGWEKELFSVADSVFASGYLTAGGESIAETVRAIEDAGFACQIESA
- a CDS encoding metal-dependent hydrolase, coding for MPKSQDNRPSGHGREGSRRKPAKGVMHVKTLKFYGHACFGLGDETVALLFDPFLTDNPFNVAKPDEVAADYILVSHGHFDHIGDTVAIAKRCGATVISTAEVCHKVSEDGCQAAPMHIGGKIAFPFGYVRVTLAFHGSGIPGGHACGFVVDFKGTVVYFAGDTGLFGDMELLGKLEKIDYALLPIGNNFTMGVEDAALAAGMLKAKKIIPMHYDTWPPIKQDPEKFKALVERNAAGKVLVMKPGSTIEL
- a CDS encoding UvrD-helicase domain-containing protein is translated as MQEYTPEQEKAINSINVNTAVVAGAGSGKTRALVERYLGLVSGGVDCRRILAITFTEKAAAEMAGRIRAEMAGRAEGDARTNGTAGEANWRKQKEFLPRAYIGTIHGLCAGIIRANPMAAGVDPDVKILDESRGRLIAAEAARNAFARLLPDSAAFAALCEEYGYYRLLQYVKSIMDKFTFAETADAGFPDRLAAGCHGARGRLGAAKRDFLAALLELLAGADGLKASKTSAALTEISDSLETVKKALVSLPDDQGALRFVDGLVGKLRKQSKAKLLIEGVKAAWENVVGGCRDCRALDIMPCWARIINSCAGELALQKKRLGALTFSDLESLALKILKNDKVLRGKYMDKYRHIMIDEFQDTNRAQKEIAYLLAGGDAEILHGNKLFIVGDERQSIYRFRGADVSVFAQARQDILSGGGSQIELLDNFRSRAEIIAVCNHLFSSPVPGLENMKYKPMRAGRAQEKAAGEPTEILASTEAAKFLASAETAPLQASGETTDGGHAAEAAAIAQRLCLLRDEGFTFADMAILLRARTHLAAYTEALEAAGVPYSLLDGQGFFKAAEITDMLNLLRFLDNSLRDLPLLGLLRAPFFGLDDCAITLLALSAGEGSFWQKLKNFPCANLSSGQRQLAERAAAILENLLRAARILSIGPLLRAVIEELRLLPLFLSYPDGRQKYANVEKFVDMAFAFEQDANGGLGEFIAYIDGLLDIEAREGLAQLEDEGSDAVKLLTIHKAKGLEFKAVVLADCGAAFPADRSSFFYGEEYGLGIKVRCGGKLQPTGCFDKARESGKNKNLQEARRLLYVAMTRARDKLIISADKVKNPSWLQWIKSSFENEGDGFLRGGEAKIRLWENAVMPTVCGKEGEIKEGAQIIASASVQKDFAKLLRQTRPINWQSQNRLSFSATALHDYRHCQKLFYYKYIAALPEQQPSGRNGETARPGGLSARTEGLIAHSVLAELGEYTFPEALDRACAKHLGAGGGAERDNIAQWLSLYINHPLWREAAARETMREVGFRLPLLTGSGGPLWFSGSIDSLSFDGNDGLWLTDYKTDREFAGKAEKYAPQMMVYALAAEMLYPGRKTAKAQLHFIRERTSVEVDITNGRSRLIEAIRELCGEITGKTKEDDFAAASGWCGLCGYNWVCAGEK